Proteins encoded by one window of Xenopus tropicalis strain Nigerian chromosome 6, UCB_Xtro_10.0, whole genome shotgun sequence:
- the mplkip gene encoding M-phase-specific PLK1-interacting protein, whose amino-acid sequence MHRQNFRSPSSSFTGGNAGSPGSFRSPISYQGGGLPGPMLPPPPIPNWGYGSPRTPPFGHWPPRGGQSPRSSPNSGMAPPFHGGRFGGHQSPSNNTPPRRPSPRYNSPPYNKSPGGSVAQFQHRGYSPRQSYQGSPRTSTPFGTAHGREKRVSNDVENYYRPSMLEDPWANLKPLSYSDINQNEINAQTTNTGKKGRYFS is encoded by the exons ATGCACCGACAAAACTTCCGTTCTCCATCTTCATCTTTTACCGGGGGCAACGCAGGGAGCCCGGGATCTTTCCGCAGCCCAATTTCTTATCAAGGCGGAGGTCTCCCGGGCCCCATGCTGCCTCCGCCGCCCATTCCCAACTGGGGCTACGGCAGCCCCCGCACCCCTCCGTTCGGTCACTGGCCGCCAAGGGGCGGCCAGTCTCCGCGCTCTTCCCCAAACAGTGGAATGGCTCCACCTTTCCACGGTGGAAGATTCGGGGGGCATCAGTCTCCAAGCAACAACACGCCGCCCCGAAGGCCGAGTCCTCGGTACAACTCGCCCCCGTACAACAAATCTCCTGGCGGAAGTGTGGCTCAATTTCAACACCGCGGCTACTCTCCGAGGCAGAGTTATCAG GGTTCACCCAGGACATCTACACCATTTGGTACAGCGCATGGCAGAGAGAAAAGAGTGTCTAATGATGTGGAAAACTATTACAGACCTTCAATGCTTGAGGATCCATGGGCTAACCTAAAGCCATTATCTTATTCAGACATAAATCAAAATGAGATCAATGCGCAAACAACAAATACTGGTAAAAAGGGGAGGTATTTTAGTTAA